The following coding sequences lie in one Eubacterium ventriosum genomic window:
- the tyrS gene encoding tyrosine--tRNA ligase, giving the protein MNTYEELKARGLIAQVTDEERISDLINKGEAVFYIGFDPTADSLHVGHFMALCLMKRLQMAGNKPIALIGGGTAMIGDPSGKTDMRKMMTKETINHNVECFKKQMSKFIDFSDGKALLVNNADWLLDLNYIDVLREVGPHFSVNRMLTAECYKQRMERGLSFLEFNYMIMQSYDFYRLYKDYGCNLQFGGDDQWSNMLGGTELIRRKLGEDASAMTITLLLNSEGKKMGKTVSGAVWLDAEKTSPFEFYQYWRNVDDADVVKCLKMLTFLPLEEIEKMEQWQGSELNKAKEILAYEHTKLVHGEEEAEKAQIASRNLFAGGGVTGDIPTTTYAKADLDEGKDILTLLVDTKLAASRGEARRLVQQGGVSVNGEKVAAIDKTFTTAEFNEEAALLIKKGKKSYHQIKAD; this is encoded by the coding sequence ATGAATACTTACGAAGAATTAAAAGCTCGAGGTCTTATAGCCCAGGTTACTGACGAAGAGCGAATTAGTGATTTAATTAATAAAGGAGAAGCAGTATTTTATATTGGGTTCGACCCAACAGCGGATAGTCTTCATGTAGGTCATTTTATGGCGTTATGTTTAATGAAGAGACTTCAGATGGCAGGTAATAAGCCGATTGCCTTAATTGGTGGAGGAACAGCTATGATTGGTGATCCATCAGGTAAGACAGACATGAGAAAGATGATGACTAAGGAAACAATTAACCACAACGTTGAATGTTTCAAGAAGCAGATGAGTAAGTTTATTGATTTCTCAGACGGAAAGGCATTACTTGTAAACAATGCTGACTGGCTTTTAGATTTAAACTATATAGATGTTTTAAGAGAGGTAGGTCCTCATTTTAGTGTTAACAGAATGCTTACGGCAGAATGTTACAAACAGAGAATGGAAAGAGGCTTAAGCTTCCTTGAATTTAATTATATGATTATGCAGAGTTATGACTTCTACAGATTATATAAAGATTACGGATGTAATTTACAGTTTGGTGGTGATGACCAGTGGAGTAACATGCTTGGCGGTACAGAACTTATCAGACGTAAGCTTGGCGAAGATGCTTCAGCTATGACTATTACTTTACTTCTTAACTCAGAAGGCAAGAAGATGGGTAAAACAGTTAGTGGTGCTGTTTGGCTTGATGCTGAAAAGACATCACCATTTGAATTTTACCAGTACTGGAGAAATGTTGATGATGCAGATGTTGTTAAGTGCTTAAAGATGCTTACATTCCTTCCTTTAGAAGAAATCGAGAAGATGGAACAGTGGCAGGGAAGTGAACTTAATAAGGCTAAGGAAATTCTTGCTTATGAACATACTAAACTTGTTCATGGTGAAGAAGAAGCTGAAAAAGCACAGATTGCATCAAGAAACCTTTTTGCAGGAGGTGGAGTTACAGGCGACATTCCTACAACAACATATGCTAAGGCAGATTTAGATGAAGGAAAAGATATCTTGACACTTTTAGTTGATACAAAACTTGCAGCTTCAAGAGGCGAGGCAAGACGTCTTGTTCAGCAGGGTGGTGTTTCTGTTAATGGTGAAAAGGTTGCAGCAATTGATAAAACATTCACAACTGCAGAATTTAACGAAGAAGCAGCATTACTTATCAAAAAAGGTAAAAAATCATACCATCAGATTAAAGCTGACTAA
- the alaS gene encoding alanine--tRNA ligase gives MKQYGLNELRKMFLDFFESKGHLVMKSFSLVPHNDNSLLLINAGMAPLKPYFTGQEIPPRTRVATCQKCIRTGDIENIGKTARHGTFFEMLGNFSFGDYFKREAIHWSWEFLTEVVGLEADRLYPSVYLEDDEAFDIWNKEMGIPAERIFKFGKEDNFWEHGAGPCGPCSEIYYDRGAKYGCGKPGCTVGCECDRYIEIWNNVFTQFENDGNGNYTTLKQKNIDTGMGLERLATVVQDVDSIFDVDTIKALRDKVCELANKEYKKEYKWDVSIRIVTDHIRSATFMISDGIMPSNEGRGYVLRRLIRRAARHGKLLGIDGRFLSTLSETVIESSKDGYPELEEKKSMIFKVLSEEENKFNKTIDTGLNILADMEEEMKKNNQTQLSGENAFKLYDTYGFPLDLTEEILEEKGFGVDEDGFKEAMEVQRKKARSARKKTNYMGADATVYEQLDKALTTKFVGYDKLISDTVVTALTTEKEVVQALVDGDKGTIVTEETPFYGTMGGQVGDKGIIVTNGGEFKVEETIHLLGGKIGHVGTVVKGMIQVGDKATMKVDSAFRADTSKNHSATHLLQKALKTVLGEHVEQAGSYVDADRLRFDFTHFQAMTKEEIEKVENLVNEQIATGLDVITKEMSLDEAKETGAMALFGEKYGEKVRVVSMGDYSIELCGGTHVSNTNVISSFKIISESGVAAGVRRIEALTSTGLMKHYKESENVLNQAAKLAKSEPVALVEKIQALYDEIKELSKENEKLKAKLANEAVGDVLSQVVEVKGVKLLATHVEGVGMNELRNLGDQLKEKMGGGVVVIVSTQDGKANVIVMADEDAISKGAHAGNMIKEIAKLVGGGGGGRPNMAQAGGKNPAGAKDAVEAAKTILEGQLK, from the coding sequence ATGAAACAATACGGATTAAATGAATTAAGAAAAATGTTCTTAGATTTCTTTGAATCAAAGGGACATCTTGTGATGAAGAGTTTTTCTTTAGTTCCACATAATGATAACAGTTTATTACTCATAAACGCAGGTATGGCTCCTTTAAAACCATACTTTACAGGACAGGAAATACCACCAAGAACAAGAGTGGCAACATGTCAGAAGTGCATTAGAACAGGTGATATCGAAAATATCGGAAAAACTGCAAGACACGGTACATTTTTTGAAATGCTTGGTAACTTCTCTTTTGGTGATTATTTTAAAAGAGAAGCAATTCATTGGTCATGGGAGTTTTTGACAGAAGTTGTAGGACTTGAAGCTGACAGATTATATCCATCAGTTTACTTAGAAGATGATGAAGCTTTTGATATTTGGAATAAGGAAATGGGAATCCCTGCTGAAAGAATTTTTAAGTTCGGTAAGGAAGATAATTTCTGGGAGCATGGTGCAGGACCTTGTGGTCCTTGTTCTGAAATTTACTATGACCGTGGTGCAAAATATGGTTGTGGTAAGCCGGGTTGTACTGTAGGATGCGAATGTGACAGATATATTGAAATCTGGAATAACGTATTTACACAGTTTGAAAATGACGGAAACGGCAATTATACAACATTAAAACAGAAGAACATTGATACAGGTATGGGACTTGAAAGACTTGCAACTGTAGTTCAGGATGTGGATTCTATTTTTGATGTTGACACAATTAAAGCTTTAAGAGATAAAGTTTGTGAACTTGCAAACAAGGAATATAAGAAAGAATATAAATGGGATGTTTCAATCAGAATTGTAACAGACCATATCAGATCAGCTACATTTATGATTTCTGACGGTATTATGCCATCAAATGAAGGCAGAGGATATGTATTAAGAAGATTAATCAGACGTGCTGCAAGACATGGCAAACTGCTTGGAATCGATGGAAGGTTCCTTTCAACACTTTCAGAAACAGTTATTGAAAGTTCAAAGGACGGATATCCTGAATTAGAAGAAAAGAAAAGCATGATTTTCAAGGTATTATCTGAAGAAGAAAATAAGTTTAACAAGACTATTGATACAGGTCTTAACATTCTTGCAGATATGGAAGAAGAAATGAAGAAAAATAACCAGACTCAGTTGTCAGGCGAAAATGCATTTAAGCTTTATGACACATATGGTTTCCCTCTTGATTTAACAGAAGAAATTCTTGAAGAAAAAGGATTTGGTGTAGATGAAGACGGTTTTAAGGAAGCTATGGAAGTTCAGAGAAAAAAAGCAAGAAGTGCACGTAAGAAGACTAACTATATGGGTGCAGATGCTACTGTATATGAACAGCTGGACAAAGCTCTTACAACTAAGTTTGTAGGTTATGATAAATTAATTTCAGATACCGTTGTAACAGCGCTTACAACAGAAAAAGAAGTTGTACAGGCTTTAGTTGATGGTGACAAGGGAACAATTGTTACTGAAGAAACACCATTCTACGGCACAATGGGTGGCCAGGTAGGCGATAAAGGTATCATTGTAACAAACGGTGGAGAATTTAAGGTAGAAGAAACAATTCATCTTTTAGGTGGAAAGATTGGACATGTTGGTACAGTTGTAAAGGGTATGATTCAGGTAGGCGACAAGGCTACTATGAAGGTTGACTCAGCATTTCGTGCTGATACATCAAAGAATCATAGCGCAACTCATCTTTTACAGAAAGCATTAAAGACTGTTCTTGGTGAACATGTTGAACAGGCAGGTTCATATGTAGATGCTGACAGATTAAGATTTGACTTTACTCACTTCCAGGCAATGACTAAGGAAGAAATCGAAAAAGTTGAAAATCTTGTTAATGAACAGATTGCTACAGGATTAGATGTTATAACTAAGGAAATGTCTTTGGATGAAGCAAAGGAAACAGGAGCGATGGCTTTATTTGGTGAAAAGTATGGCGAAAAGGTTAGAGTTGTTTCAATGGGAGATTATTCGATTGAACTTTGTGGTGGTACTCACGTATCTAACACAAATGTTATTTCATCATTTAAGATTATTTCAGAATCAGGTGTTGCTGCAGGAGTAAGAAGAATTGAAGCTTTAACTTCTACAGGACTTATGAAACACTATAAAGAATCTGAAAATGTTTTAAATCAGGCTGCAAAACTTGCAAAATCTGAACCTGTTGCTTTAGTTGAAAAGATTCAGGCTCTTTATGATGAAATTAAAGAATTATCTAAAGAAAATGAAAAATTAAAAGCTAAATTGGCAAATGAAGCTGTTGGTGACGTACTTAGTCAGGTAGTTGAAGTTAAGGGAGTTAAGTTACTTGCTACTCATGTTGAAGGAGTTGGAATGAACGAACTTAGAAACCTTGGTGACCAGCTTAAGGAAAAAATGGGCGGAGGCGTTGTTGTTATTGTTTCTACACAGGATGGCAAGGCTAATGTCATTGTTATGGCTGATGAAGATGCTATTAGCAAAGGTGCTCACGCAGGAAATATGATTAAGGAAATTGCTAAGCTTGTTGGCGGTGGCGGCGGTGGCCGTCCAAATATGGCTCAGGCAGGTGGAAAGAATCCTGCAGGAGCAAAGGATGCAGTAGAGGCTGCTAAAACTATTCTTGAAGGTCAGCTTAAATAA
- the rpsU gene encoding 30S ribosomal protein S21 — protein MSSVIVKENESIDSALRRFKRNCAKAGIQQEIRKREHYEKPSVKRKKKSEAARKRKYN, from the coding sequence ATGTCAAGCGTTATCGTAAAAGAAAACGAATCAATCGACAGTGCTTTACGTAGATTCAAGAGAAATTGCGCAAAGGCTGGTATCCAGCAGGAAATTCGTAAGAGAGAACACTACGAAAAGCCAAGCGTTAAGCGTAAGAAGAAATCAGAAGCTGCAAGAAAGCGCAAATATAATTAA
- a CDS encoding YabP/YqfC family sporulation protein, producing MFNVDNDLDMPRDVIHGECLCQIIGRNEIVIENYKCIKSITDTDIEIVCKKYKIIINGTGLNIKYYNNQSMAIGGYICEISFLQN from the coding sequence ATGTTTAATGTAGACAATGATTTGGATATGCCAAGAGATGTTATTCATGGAGAATGCCTGTGTCAGATAATCGGCAGAAACGAGATTGTAATTGAGAATTATAAATGTATTAAGAGCATTACGGACACCGATATAGAAATTGTATGTAAAAAATATAAAATAATCATTAATGGAACAGGTTTAAACATAAAATATTATAACAATCAATCAATGGCCATAGGTGGATATATTTGTGAAATTTCATTTTTACAGAATTAA
- a CDS encoding sporulation protein YqfD, whose protein sequence is MKFHFYRIKINSKHIYRLLNCCRNNEIRDVELDKDYAGFSINYNQYSDLEKILKENNIEIVNRQELGIYTKITNLQFIKSVIYIFAIFILLLIANSAFIWKITIKGNYSYTAEQMIDYVHKKGVKEGALKESIDTESLEKSIRKNFGDISWVCVEVKGTNLIIHIKENYITEISVKEDKPYDLVAECDCTIVSALVRRGKLNVNPKEKVKKGQVLITGVVDVTDESGQLLFNEYCNADGEIIGQIKEKYEEKLNIKYQDKKTEKSTKIIVPSFLEYKWIKNKGKNRELTCEETKMKFFGDYYLPISMQKYTIKKYKITEKNYSKEQAEKILNNKFNNKMFVMEQKGYKIIQKNVKMKKTMDSYALCGKITYNKPIGKVSYIDVKKIEEETVSINERN, encoded by the coding sequence GTGAAATTTCATTTTTACAGAATTAAAATTAATAGTAAACATATATATAGATTGCTTAACTGCTGCAGAAATAATGAAATAAGAGATGTTGAACTAGACAAAGACTATGCCGGTTTTTCAATAAATTATAATCAATATAGTGATCTTGAAAAAATATTAAAAGAAAATAATATTGAAATAGTAAACAGGCAGGAATTGGGTATATATACAAAGATTACAAACTTACAATTTATAAAAAGTGTTATATATATTTTTGCAATTTTTATTTTATTATTAATTGCAAATTCAGCTTTTATTTGGAAAATAACTATAAAAGGAAACTATTCCTATACAGCTGAACAAATGATTGATTATGTCCATAAAAAAGGCGTTAAAGAGGGGGCTCTAAAAGAAAGCATTGATACGGAAAGCTTGGAAAAATCCATACGAAAGAATTTTGGTGACATAAGCTGGGTATGCGTTGAGGTAAAAGGCACAAATCTGATTATACATATAAAAGAAAATTACATTACGGAAATAAGTGTAAAGGAAGATAAACCATACGACCTGGTGGCAGAATGTGACTGCACAATTGTTTCAGCACTTGTAAGAAGAGGCAAGCTTAACGTCAATCCTAAAGAAAAGGTTAAAAAAGGTCAGGTTTTAATTACCGGTGTTGTGGATGTTACAGATGAATCGGGGCAGTTGCTTTTTAATGAATATTGCAATGCGGACGGAGAAATAATAGGCCAAATAAAAGAAAAATACGAAGAAAAGTTAAACATAAAATATCAGGATAAAAAAACGGAAAAAAGTACTAAAATTATAGTTCCGTCTTTTTTGGAATATAAATGGATTAAAAACAAGGGGAAGAATAGGGAATTAACCTGTGAAGAAACAAAAATGAAATTCTTCGGTGACTATTATTTGCCAATATCAATGCAGAAATACACCATAAAAAAATACAAAATAACAGAGAAAAATTATTCCAAAGAACAGGCAGAAAAAATACTAAATAATAAATTTAATAATAAAATGTTTGTTATGGAACAAAAAGGCTACAAAATAATACAAAAAAATGTTAAAATGAAAAAGACTATGGACTCCTATGCATTATGTGGAAAAATAACATATAACAAACCCATAGGTAAAGTTTCATACATTGACGTAAAAAAAATAGAGGAGGAAACAGTCAGTATAAATGAGCGTAATTGA
- a CDS encoding PhoH family protein: protein MSVIENIMNIPAEHEKNVFGSFDGNIKKIERTLHVTVIARDSQVKIIGSDVAAKRARSVFEQLIELSKRGNTITEQNVDYALSLSYDNKESAIVDLDDNIICRTVMGKPVKPKTLGQKKYVDQIRERMIVFGIGPAGTGKTYLAMAMAITALKNNEVNKIILTRPAIEAGENLGFLPGDLQSKVDPYLRPLYDALYQIMGAESFISNSEKGIIEVAPLAYMRGRTLDNAFIILDEAQNTTPAQMKMFLTRIGFGSKVIVTGDRTQKDLPRDQVSGLDVAMKVLKDVEDISFVFLDNNDVVRHPLVQKIVKAYEEYDKKMSNRNSNRNKSREK, encoded by the coding sequence ATGAGCGTAATTGAGAATATTATGAATATACCTGCTGAACATGAAAAAAACGTATTTGGCAGTTTTGATGGAAATATTAAAAAAATAGAGAGGACACTTCATGTAACAGTTATTGCAAGAGATTCTCAGGTAAAGATTATAGGTAGTGATGTTGCAGCAAAAAGAGCCAGAAGTGTTTTTGAGCAGTTGATTGAATTGTCTAAAAGAGGAAATACAATAACAGAGCAGAATGTAGATTATGCACTTTCTCTCTCTTATGATAATAAAGAATCAGCCATTGTGGACTTAGATGATAATATTATATGTCGCACAGTTATGGGAAAACCTGTTAAGCCTAAAACATTGGGTCAGAAGAAATATGTTGACCAAATAAGGGAAAGAATGATTGTTTTTGGTATAGGTCCTGCAGGAACAGGTAAAACATATCTTGCAATGGCAATGGCAATTACAGCACTTAAAAATAACGAAGTAAACAAGATTATTCTTACAAGACCTGCAATTGAGGCGGGAGAGAATCTTGGCTTTTTGCCGGGAGATTTGCAGAGCAAGGTAGATCCTTACTTAAGACCTCTTTATGATGCTTTATATCAGATTATGGGAGCTGAAAGCTTTATATCAAACAGCGAAAAGGGAATTATAGAAGTTGCACCTTTAGCTTACATGCGAGGCAGAACTTTAGATAATGCTTTTATTATTCTTGATGAGGCACAGAACACAACACCTGCACAGATGAAAATGTTCCTTACAAGAATAGGTTTTGGCTCGAAAGTAATTGTAACAGGTGACAGAACTCAGAAAGACCTTCCAAGAGATCAGGTATCAGGCTTGGATGTTGCAATGAAAGTCTTAAAAGATGTTGAAGACATAAGTTTTGTATTCTTAGATAATAACGATGTAGTAAGACATCCTCTTGTACAGAAGATTGTAAAAGCTTATGAAGAATATGACAAGAAAATGAGCAACAGAAATTCTAATAGAAACAAGTCAAGGGAAAAATAA
- the ybeY gene encoding rRNA maturation RNase YbeY — MNIYIENEYDREIDVDYTDIINKVVCQAVDFIKCPYECEVNVTIVDNNTIHEINREQRKIDRPTDVLSFPMLDYEVAGDFSMAEDDISNFNPDSGELILGDIVISYDKVIEQAAEYNHSRKRELAFLVAHSMLHLFGFDHMVDDERIEMEEKQNIILNNLGITREN, encoded by the coding sequence ATGAATATATACATAGAAAATGAATATGACAGGGAAATAGATGTTGATTATACAGATATAATTAATAAAGTAGTTTGCCAGGCAGTTGATTTTATAAAGTGTCCTTATGAATGTGAGGTTAATGTTACAATTGTTGACAATAATACTATTCACGAAATAAACAGGGAACAAAGAAAAATTGACAGACCTACAGATGTTTTGTCATTCCCAATGTTAGATTATGAAGTTGCCGGAGATTTCTCTATGGCAGAGGATGACATAAGTAACTTTAATCCTGATTCGGGAGAACTTATTTTAGGAGATATTGTGATTTCCTATGACAAAGTTATTGAACAGGCAGCTGAATATAATCATTCAAGAAAGAGAGAATTAGCTTTTCTTGTGGCACATAGTATGTTACATTTATTTGGATTTGATCATATGGTTGATGATGAAAGAATCGAAATGGAAGAAAAGCAGAACATTATTTTAAATAATCTGGGGATTACAAGAGAAAACTAG
- a CDS encoding DUF3048 domain-containing protein produces the protein MEKNKKIIAGIAGAVALIAIVAVCIFAFGSGKEKKITENKETTTVAETTTVPETTAQPKGISMLTGEHISEKLAEKRPVAVMYNNIINAIPHSGIDNAGIVYEAPVEGSITRLMALFENYGKLKKIGSVRSCRLYYCYFALEWDAIYCHFGQSKYALDFLKSDAIDNVGSFNAESGYYRTSDRVAPHNCFTSAKGIDSSIKKLGYRRKYKNGYKSHFSFATDNEKISLQSTKQANKVKLGYPVNKPWFEYNQKDGQYYRFQYGKKHIDDQNNKQLHCSNIIIQFVNATLYPDGKSLNMTLTGSGNGWFITNGKAEKITWKKDQKKGRTTYLDKSGKEIVLNQGKTWICMVQNEYSNDVKISK, from the coding sequence ATGGAAAAAAACAAGAAAATCATTGCCGGCATTGCAGGTGCAGTAGCTCTTATCGCTATTGTAGCAGTATGTATTTTTGCTTTTGGCAGTGGTAAAGAGAAAAAGATAACAGAAAACAAAGAAACAACAACAGTTGCTGAAACAACTACAGTACCTGAAACTACAGCACAGCCTAAAGGTATCAGTATGCTTACAGGAGAGCATATAAGTGAAAAGCTTGCTGAAAAAAGACCTGTTGCAGTTATGTACAATAATATTATTAATGCCATTCCACATTCAGGTATTGATAATGCAGGGATTGTATATGAAGCACCTGTTGAGGGAAGCATAACAAGACTTATGGCTCTTTTTGAGAATTATGGTAAGCTTAAAAAGATTGGCTCAGTTAGAAGCTGCAGACTTTATTATTGCTATTTCGCTTTGGAATGGGATGCAATTTATTGCCATTTCGGACAGTCAAAATATGCTTTAGATTTCTTGAAAAGTGACGCAATTGACAACGTAGGCTCATTTAATGCTGAAAGCGGTTATTACAGAACATCGGACAGAGTTGCTCCACATAACTGTTTTACCAGTGCGAAGGGAATTGACAGTTCAATTAAGAAACTTGGTTACAGAAGAAAATATAAGAATGGATACAAATCACACTTTAGTTTTGCTACTGACAATGAAAAGATTTCTCTTCAGTCAACAAAGCAGGCAAACAAAGTTAAACTTGGATATCCTGTAAATAAACCTTGGTTTGAGTATAATCAGAAAGACGGACAGTATTACAGATTCCAGTATGGAAAAAAACATATTGATGACCAGAACAATAAACAGCTTCACTGCTCAAACATTATAATTCAGTTTGTTAATGCTACTTTATATCCTGATGGAAAAAGCCTTAATATGACTTTAACAGGAAGTGGAAACGGCTGGTTTATTACAAATGGAAAAGCTGAAAAAATCACTTGGAAGAAAGACCAGAAAAAGGGCAGAACAACATACTTAGATAAGTCAGGTAAGGAAATAGTTTTAAATCAGGGAAAAACATGGATTTGTATGGTTCAGAATGAATATTCAAATGATGTAAAAATTTCTAAATAA
- a CDS encoding cytidine deaminase → MDNRKLIDKALEAMNYAYAPYSKFKVGAALITDGVVYTGCNIENSSFGATICAERCAISKAVSEGHKNIQKIAIVSSSGDFTPPCGICRQVMEEFMADGTVVLSNGKEIKEYTVRELLPAGFSAEDMKG, encoded by the coding sequence ATGGATAACAGAAAATTGATTGATAAGGCCTTAGAGGCAATGAATTACGCATATGCTCCATATAGTAAATTTAAAGTTGGAGCGGCACTTATTACAGATGGAGTTGTTTATACCGGTTGCAATATTGAAAATAGTTCTTTTGGAGCTACAATTTGTGCAGAAAGATGTGCAATTTCAAAAGCTGTAAGTGAAGGCCATAAAAATATTCAAAAAATAGCCATTGTAAGTTCATCAGGAGATTTCACTCCACCTTGTGGTATTTGCCGTCAGGTTATGGAAGAATTTATGGCTGATGGAACAGTTGTCCTTAGTAATGGCAAAGAAATTAAAGAATATACAGTAAGAGAGCTTCTTCCGGCGGGATTTTCTGCGGAGGATATGAAAGGGTAA
- a CDS encoding polysaccharide biosynthesis protein, producing MGRKSKNSFVIQGSILAFAGILVRIIGLIYRIPLTRILGDEGNGYYSTAYDIYNVLILLSSQSMPLAVSKIVSEKLERRQYKNAYKIFKGALFYGAVLGVSFGLFAFLGADWLATSVYKSQPAAVALKVLAPTLTVACILGVMRGYFQGMGNMIPTAISQVFEQIVNAVVSVIAAYELTVYGISISKMSKLGESAGPAYGAAGGTLGTLTGAIAALIVVVIVFWNSYGNIKKPVRKDKTKVEDSYATITKVIIFTITPVLISSTIYNISNLLDNPIYGNIVTGIFDVSSKTRAELWGVYSAKYRVLTTMPIAIASSLSTAIVPAMVRSYIAKDKQGMENKVSLALKFSMLIAFPCGMGLSVLGGPINQLLFGDGSKRTATIMIFSLLTVVVFSLSTISNAILQGIDKLNIPIKNSAISLVLHLIILPVLLIVFRLDIYAVVIGDITFGLTVSILNAFSIKKHMGYSHDLRETFLRPFICSAAMGIMCYLAYWLTSKIIPINALCTLFAIMVAVIVYAVVLIISGTVTENELMSVPKGTMLIRLLKKVRLL from the coding sequence ATGGGACGAAAATCAAAAAACAGTTTTGTAATTCAGGGAAGTATACTGGCTTTTGCAGGAATATTAGTAAGAATTATAGGCTTAATTTATAGAATACCGTTAACAAGAATTTTAGGAGATGAAGGTAACGGATATTATTCTACAGCATATGACATTTACAATGTTTTAATTTTGCTGTCATCTCAGAGTATGCCTTTGGCAGTATCAAAAATAGTATCAGAAAAGTTAGAGCGAAGACAGTATAAGAACGCTTATAAAATTTTTAAGGGGGCATTGTTTTACGGTGCAGTTTTAGGTGTTTCATTTGGTCTGTTTGCTTTCCTTGGAGCCGACTGGCTTGCAACTTCAGTTTATAAGAGCCAGCCTGCAGCAGTTGCACTTAAAGTTTTGGCACCTACACTTACTGTTGCCTGCATTCTTGGTGTAATGCGTGGATATTTCCAGGGAATGGGAAATATGATTCCAACAGCAATATCACAGGTTTTTGAGCAGATTGTCAATGCGGTTGTCAGCGTAATTGCAGCATATGAACTTACGGTTTACGGTATATCAATTAGCAAAATGTCAAAACTTGGTGAGTCGGCAGGTCCTGCATATGGAGCAGCAGGTGGTACATTAGGTACTTTAACAGGTGCCATTGCGGCATTAATAGTTGTAGTTATTGTATTTTGGAACTCATATGGAAATATAAAGAAACCTGTAAGAAAAGACAAAACAAAGGTAGAGGACAGTTACGCAACAATAACAAAAGTTATTATATTTACAATTACACCTGTATTAATAAGCAGTACAATTTATAACATCAGCAATCTTCTTGACAATCCTATATACGGAAATATTGTCACGGGAATTTTTGATGTTTCATCAAAAACAAGAGCTGAATTATGGGGTGTATACAGTGCTAAATATAGGGTGCTTACAACAATGCCTATAGCAATTGCTTCATCATTATCTACAGCAATTGTTCCTGCAATGGTAAGATCCTATATAGCAAAAGACAAACAGGGAATGGAGAACAAAGTTTCACTGGCATTAAAGTTTTCAATGCTTATAGCTTTCCCTTGTGGTATGGGATTATCAGTTTTAGGTGGACCGATTAACCAGTTATTATTTGGAGATGGAAGCAAGAGAACGGCAACAATTATGATTTTTAGTTTACTTACAGTAGTTGTTTTCTCACTTTCAACTATAAGTAATGCTATTTTACAGGGAATAGACAAGCTTAACATACCAATTAAAAATTCAGCAATATCACTTGTGCTTCATTTGATAATATTGCCTGTTTTATTAATTGTGTTTAGATTGGATATTTACGCAGTTGTTATTGGGGATATTACTTTTGGTCTTACAGTTTCAATATTAAATGCTTTTTCAATTAAGAAACATATGGGTTACAGCCATGATTTAAGGGAAACATTCCTGAGACCTTTTATTTGTTCAGCAGCAATGGGGATTATGTGTTATCTTGCATATTGGTTAACTTCAAAAATTATACCAATTAATGCATTATGTACATTATTTGCCATTATGGTAGCTGTTATTGTGTATGCTGTTGTTCTTATTATTTCGGGAACAGTTACAGAAAATGAACTTATGAGTGTTCCAAAGGGAACAATGTTAATCAGACTTTTGAAAAAAGTTCGTTTATTATAG
- a CDS encoding BofC C-terminal domain-containing protein, whose protein sequence is MSKRAYIFYLLVLIIGFGIAYVSGIRFGTNNNVNKYTENKSINTNSLTDENSEVEGYWIIAVDNKLNVYKKDKKTIMAETDIDISDFSLKEKNMLQNGVYYENAEELFKYLESNTS, encoded by the coding sequence ATGAGTAAACGTGCATATATTTTTTATTTACTGGTATTAATTATAGGTTTTGGAATTGCTTATGTATCAGGAATTAGATTTGGAACAAACAATAATGTAAATAAATACACCGAAAATAAGTCTATTAATACTAATTCATTAACAGATGAAAATTCTGAAGTAGAAGGTTATTGGATTATAGCTGTAGACAATAAATTAAATGTTTACAAAAAAGACAAGAAAACAATCATGGCTGAAACAGATATAGATATTTCAGACTTTTCCTTAAAGGAAAAAAACATGTTACAAAACGGAGTTTATTACGAAAACGCAGAGGAGTTGTTTAAGTATCTTGAGTCAAATACCAGCTGA